The Terriglobia bacterium genome includes a window with the following:
- a CDS encoding M14 family zinc carboxypeptidase: MADDHFARDPQQPVDQAYTAKIAKYTTQADFNSPLTDYLPASNTVPTPEKVLGDVAGAPNMLPYAEDVYRYFRLLEKSTPRVKVFTIGHTEEGREMIAVAVADEALIKDLDANKARLAQLADPRTLGMDDARAAAIVKQTTPVYYITATIHSTETGSPTSVMELAYRLAVDDAPYIRYIRSHVVTLITPVVEVDGRDRMVDLYKWHRAHPNDNYPPLMYWGHYVAHDNNRDAMGVTLDLTKNVLDTYVGWHAQVLHDLHESVPFLYDNTVGDGPYNAWIDPILTGEWQQLGWNNVEQLTKFGMPGVFTHGDFDTWSPGYLMFIAAMHNGISRLYETFGNDGADTVERILDPDEYARTWYKPNPPLPKVLWSQRDNNNYTQTGLLTALDYFARNGQKYLTNFWLKSRNSIEKPQLAGPAAYVLPADDAHPGAQAELLRVLAKQHVELSSADAAFTVQAPTQGESKPAKDKQPTEPPQAKTAARNFPAGSWIVRMDQPYSRIADTLLDRQYWAPDDPQKHPYDDTGWSFGDLFGTSVVRIADPSILKVPMRSADAPAQPAFSATGLGVNGKLPRIAILHTWLDTQTEGWWRMALDKLGVKYDYISTQTVARAKNLRGKYDAILFGPIGGAEAKDIVDGLPMYGNPLPWQKSALTPNLGRIDSTPDIRPGLGQEGLANLKRFVAD; the protein is encoded by the coding sequence ATGGCCGATGATCATTTCGCCCGCGACCCACAGCAGCCGGTCGATCAGGCCTACACGGCAAAAATCGCCAAGTACACGACGCAGGCGGATTTCAACTCGCCACTGACCGATTACCTGCCGGCATCGAACACGGTGCCAACGCCGGAAAAGGTGCTCGGCGATGTTGCCGGCGCGCCAAACATGCTGCCGTACGCGGAAGATGTCTACCGCTATTTCCGCCTGCTCGAGAAGTCCACGCCGCGCGTGAAGGTCTTCACCATCGGACACACCGAGGAAGGTCGGGAGATGATCGCCGTGGCGGTCGCGGACGAAGCGTTGATCAAGGATCTGGACGCAAACAAGGCACGTCTCGCGCAACTGGCCGATCCGCGCACGCTCGGCATGGACGATGCCAGGGCCGCGGCGATCGTGAAGCAGACGACGCCGGTCTACTACATCACCGCGACCATCCATTCCACCGAGACGGGTTCACCGACGTCGGTCATGGAACTCGCCTATCGCCTCGCCGTCGACGACGCGCCCTACATCCGGTACATCCGCTCGCACGTCGTCACGCTGATCACGCCCGTCGTCGAAGTGGACGGCCGCGATCGCATGGTGGACCTGTACAAATGGCATCGCGCGCACCCGAACGACAACTATCCGCCGCTCATGTATTGGGGCCATTACGTCGCCCACGACAACAACCGCGACGCGATGGGCGTGACGCTGGATCTGACGAAGAACGTGCTCGACACCTACGTCGGCTGGCACGCGCAGGTACTGCACGACCTGCACGAATCGGTGCCGTTCCTGTACGACAACACCGTGGGCGACGGTCCCTACAACGCGTGGATCGATCCGATCCTGACCGGCGAATGGCAACAACTCGGCTGGAACAACGTCGAACAGTTGACCAAGTTCGGCATGCCCGGCGTGTTCACGCACGGCGACTTCGACACCTGGAGCCCGGGCTATCTCATGTTCATCGCCGCCATGCACAACGGCATCAGCCGCCTGTACGAAACCTTCGGCAACGACGGCGCCGACACGGTCGAACGCATCCTCGATCCGGACGAATACGCACGCACCTGGTACAAACCCAATCCCCCGCTGCCGAAGGTGCTTTGGTCGCAGCGCGACAACAACAACTACACGCAGACCGGATTGCTCACCGCACTCGATTATTTCGCCCGCAACGGCCAGAAGTACCTGACCAATTTCTGGCTCAAGTCCAGGAACTCGATTGAAAAGCCGCAACTCGCCGGACCGGCTGCCTACGTGCTGCCGGCAGACGACGCGCATCCCGGCGCGCAGGCGGAATTGCTGCGCGTGCTGGCGAAACAGCACGTTGAACTCAGCAGCGCGGATGCCGCATTCACCGTGCAGGCGCCAACGCAGGGCGAGTCCAAGCCGGCCAAGGACAAGCAGCCGACCGAACCGCCGCAGGCCAAGACCGCTGCGCGCAACTTTCCGGCCGGAAGCTGGATCGTGCGCATGGACCAGCCCTATTCGCGCATCGCCGACACCCTGCTCGACCGCCAGTACTGGGCCCCGGACGATCCGCAGAAGCACCCCTACGACGACACCGGCTGGTCGTTCGGCGACCTGTTCGGCACGAGCGTCGTGCGCATCGCCGATCCGTCGATCCTGAAAGTGCCGATGCGCAGCGCCGATGCGCCGGCGCAACCTGCGTTCAGCGCGACCGGTCTCGGCGTGAACGGCAAGCTGCCGCGCATCGCCATCCTGCACACCTGGCTGGACACGCAGACCGAAGGCTGGTGGCGCATGGCGCTGGACAAGCTCGGCGTGAAGTACGATTACATCAGCACACAGACCGTCGCGCGCGCGAAGAACCTGCGCGGCAAGTACGACGCCATCCTGTTCGGCCCGATCGGCGGCGCGGAGGCGAAGGACATCGTCGACGGCCTGCCGATGTACGGCAATCCTCTGCCGTGGCAGAAATCCGCGCTGACGCCGAACCTCGGCCGCATCGACTCGACGCCGGACATCCGCCCCGGCCTCGGTCAGGAAGGCCTGGCCAACCTCAAGCGCTTCGTCGCCGATG